The Tripterygium wilfordii isolate XIE 37 chromosome 23, ASM1340144v1, whole genome shotgun sequence genomic sequence GTTGGTTTTTAGTTTGGAATAAGTGTAACATAGCTGGGAAAGCTTTTTTGGAGTTTCAAGGATACTTGTTGGCTGTATTCTTCTTTTGACGACAAAACAATTCTAGATTTGGTGTGCTGAATTTTGGCATGTCGGACTAGGTTTATAAGGGCAAGGCCTTTTTTGCGATCTTTGTTTTCTCTGagagagagaacaaagaatcagagagagaaaagaggagACAGCAAGGAAGAAAGACAGAGGAGTTGACATTAATGGGGGATGGTAAGAAGAAGAACACTCACGGCAATGAGAGCATCACGCTGTTTGTAGGACAAGTGCCAAGTCACTATGAGTCGCGATGAGTCCAAGCCCGAGTTGACTGTTTCGACTCGTTTTAACTGAGTCTGACACAAACTTGGGCGAGTCGAGCCCAAGTCCGCACTATGTATGTGTCGGACTCGGACTCTTCATCAACTCAGCCGAGTCCGTGCTACCTAGCTGAGAGCGTGGTTTTTTTTTGGAACTTTGGAAATTATAATTTGGATATTTGATACGTCTTAGATGGTATGGATTTATCTTAATGTAGTTTGTACATGGGTGGTACGACCTTTATGCACCTTAATACCATATGTTTTCCTTTGAGGCAAAAAAATCAGGAGAAATTAATTGTCCCATTGTGGCACTTGCAGTGAGCTGCCTTTTCTAAATCAAAGAGCagatatttccttttcttttattcctcTGTTCAATCGATGCTCAGATGCTTTGATTGTCCGCTTGTATTTCACATGGACGTAATGTCATTCTCAGTGCCTTTTTTTTGGTTCATCCAGTGGATTGTTCACAACTCACTATGTTCACAACCAAGTTTGGAGGTATAAAATATATTATGCTGGAGAgtatttttgcctttttttggcctttttgcTAATGAAACTGGTATATTAACGTCATCACAAAAGATGTAAGCATAGCCATATGGATCTTTTTTCAGGCTACTGTTGCCGACAGCAATTTGTGAAAGTGTAATTTCTTTGGAAAGTGGTTGAAATTGGGTTGTATTCGATATAATGTTTTAATCACTGTGGGTTATAATTGTTAAGAACTGTACTACACAAAAAGGCTTTTGAACAGTCACACTGAGGTTGAAAAAGTGAATTATGTCAAAATTTCCAACTTCTATTTGTCTCGTACAGAAGTCCACAGCTTAGTTTCTATTTGCCAGCAGGTAAATTGTTATGGTTAACTATTTTCTTATGCACTGGATATCTTCATCGAGGTTATGTGAAACTACAATTCACTAAATGATATACCATTCCATATGATGTCTGAACTCAGGGTTTTCTTGTCATTCTCGTCATTAATAGATTGATGTGGAAGATTTCTGTTTACTTCACTCAGTCTGTTCTTTTTTTCCCATTCACTGTGTCTGTTGGTCCATAAAAAGGAAGTAACTCcttattcaaaaatcaaaaggcTTCAACAATGGATGCAGGGTCTGTGAATGGCAGATATATTCCTCAGACCACGCATTGTGGAGAGGCTGTTGCCAGCGGATTCATGCAGCCTTAGCCCCTCAAATAAAGACGTTGTTTCTGTTCGTTGAACCTATGGCATCTAAGTTGTGGTGAAGTAACTTAAGGCCTAGTTTTCCCCTTGTTGGttgataaattgataatgaaACAAGAATGGATTTTATGTGTTTGTGTCaaattaatgaaattaaaatgcATCAGGGATTTTACCATATATTAGTAGGAGATATTTCCTTTTGTTGCACGGttgtaaaataatttaaatggaTACACCTTGACTAATATGCAATACACAGGGGAGGCAGGAAGACATCGACTTTAAtggaagattttttttgttgctaaAGACGCACTATTTCTTCCCATTAATGTTAAGGATGCTTATAATCTTGATGGCAGGTGCTAATGCTCCATATTCAACTGAGGGCACAGAGCGCATAAGACCAGGTATTGCCACTGGCTCTGGTGTACGTATGCACTTCAAATCAGCAACAGGAAAGCATGATTCTGTTGCTGTTGACAAGAATGTGAGTGTATTGTCTTTCCATCCACATAAGCATGTGCATTCTGGACTCTGCCTCTTATAACCATGTGATAATGTCTTGGAacttttttgagttattttcttctaAAAGAACTTTATCTCCAGCTATGTTCAATGTCATATTTTCCCCCAAAAATACCTAAAAAACAGAGCTGATAAATGTTGATTTAGTGTAGATTCTGAATGATGCACGCGTGCCTTCCACTTCATTTTCACTCCCTGGTCCATCAAAAAGAAATGTTACCAAACCTATGTTTCCTACTGATGCTCCAAACCTGGTTCATGGAGATGGCAACAGAGTTGGTCCTTCGAGTAGCTGGATTTCATCATTGCAGCGCGTTCATTCTGCCAAGTGAAACAAAAGTATATTCCTTCATCAGTAACGTATAAAGTTGGACTCTTCCTCATTGCAATTTGTTGCCTCATATGTGTTAATTGTTAACCTTATGGTTGACTTTTATGTGTTATGTTTTTAGCTATTGCTCTGATGATGAGGATTCTAGTGATAAATTTACTTGGGTAGGTGATTAGTTGTTATGTTTTCTGGTTTCTGTATGGTCAACAAGTCGCTTGTGTACATTTATGGTGGCTGAAATTGGCACTGGAATTTGAAGGACCTTGCTCTTGATCCTTTCAATTTTGGTGACTACAAACACATTGGTAGTTATAAAACAGTCTGCCAAGAGTCAATTCCGCTGCTATACATAGTTTTGATAATGATCGACGGAAATCTGGTATTGATGGCTCCATGTAATGCAAAGTACCCGAGGACAACTTTCTTTTGTTGCTATGTCTTGAGTACTGGTTCCATGTACTCATGGTGTTTGTCAGTATTTGTTTTCTGGTTGATTATTAATTATGACAAATCTGTTGTATACATactattaatttttattgatcAGAGCCTGGATGTTCTCCAGGCTGTTAattagtttagcaattcaagcTAATTATATTTCATTGTATGGTTTTAATGCAATCATCTTTTCTCATTTGAAGCATTTCTTTGTTATTCTTGGCATGGGAGGTTTATGGTCATTGTTCTTTTGCTTATATCCCAACTATCAAGTATTTTTCCTACTAATAAAGGTGATTTCTTACGAAGAGTTACTTGCCCAAAAAATAAATGTTTATTAAATGAGAGTGGAATCCATGGAAGGGATTTTTAGAACCAAAAAATTatggttggaacttggaagtgcTATCGTGACATTTCCTTTACATCACTGTTATTGTAAGCTTGCAGatgttctatttatttttattcagcCAATACATTACCGAATTGTATAGGAGTGATGTTTCCATATTTAAGACGTGTATCTGGCTAATGCTAAATTTTGCAAGTTATTAAAGTTACAAATTTTCTATCTATATTGTGATCATATATGTACAGTCTAACatggttggaacttggaagtgcTTTCATGCCATTTCCTTTATATCACAGTTATTTTAAGCTTGTAGACATTCTATGGATTTACATTTTAGGCAATGCATTGCCAAATTTTCTAGAACAGATGTTTCCATATTTAAGACACATATGGCGAATGCTAAATTTTGCAAGTTATTAAAGATGAATATTTTCTATTTATGTTATGatcatatatgtacaaaaataatgtttgagacccccaaaatgtGACCCccaattaatgtggagtgttggatgtttagtggaccctacatgtgtttttgtaatcaatggctatttcaatgccacatagatttgggggtaaAATGGAGGTCTTATTTTGGGtggatgtaattttttttttgggggggggggggcgggggggggggggggtggggggggaGATGGattgagagtgagagagagagagagagatcctcTGTCTAAATATCACTTTTCATATTATTACAGTTACCTCACAAACAAAAGGAATCTGTGACCTTTTAGCTTGCACACTACCAGTACCcccaatattaatttaaaattatgatGGTAGCTTTGATTTGCCTCTGGCTTATGACTTGGAATAAGGTTGATTCATGGCTCCATTCATTAGCTAAATGAAGGTTTAGAGGATAGCAGCATATTTAGTTTCATCATATGAAAGCAATTTTAAATTACCCTCTCAATTATCCGTTCATACTTTGTAATTTGCAGGATCCTCTTTTCATTCCGGCATTGTCTGAAGGATGGATAATGACAGACAGCGTCCACCTGTCATTTGAAGACTAGATTGTCTATGCCTCATAATGTTGACAATTCCTGGTTGAGGAATGGCTGGCTGCCAGACTGCTGAATGAAAAATGAGGCATAGAATGTTGATTTTATGGACATTATCGTGTGGCGTCGACAATTCTAGATGGGTGTTGTGTGTGTGAATACACTTCTCTCATGCTGTAGAATGACTTGTGTTATATCCAGTTGCCTCACCATCCTAAATGGAGTATCTGGACATTTCCAGAGAGAGTCGAGCCTGAAGAATGGGAAACACCCATGGATTCATCTGTGATTATTTGAATTCAAGGTGGCAACTGCTTGGCAGAGCTGTAAAAAGGGAGCTTGAAGTGTTTGGCACTCCAATTATTTGGTTTATTGTTAAACCAGAGTTATTCCTTTGGATTTGATGGTTTGTGCAGATTCTATTACAGTATGTTTCAGAAGGCTATCAAATCACACATTTTTTAGTAGTTGGGAAAGAGGTCTTTCATTTTTCCAGGGTAAACGAATTGGGAGATGTTGGATAGTTCAACTGCATTCGTGAATGTTGCTATATGATGCTTGGAATTATAAATCTGAACCCTTGGCTGTTTTCACATGAATATTTCAGGAGTTTTAGTTGCTTTGAGATTTCGAACCCAACCCTTGGGCTGCATCAAATGCCATATCAAGTGATGAAGGGCTGCCCTTTTTAGATCGAGGTAGGTCTGTTAAATGATTGGTGGTCAATTTTATATGGACtgtttttttttgcattatgttttcttttggacaaacTGTTTCTCATGCCTTCGAGTAAGCTAGACCTGTCCAGAAAGGGATGGAGCAAAACCTGGAAAATTTTTGTATGGGGAATGGCCAACTCAATTTTACTGACATGGACCTTGGCAACCACATACACAAGGATATAGACTCATTTGCATTTGGAGCCATTCATGTATATCCTCTGGGTTTTTCCCctattttgatttctttcccttttttgtcCCTTGAAGCATTATGGCAGTTTGATTTAGTTTCGAGATAAGGTAGCAACAGTAATTTTGCTTTGAGAGATGGAATATGTGGTGTGGTATGGTTATATGAGGTATAAATTGTAGCATTTGCGTTGCGTGTGCTTGTCTACTATTGTGTTTGGTATTTGATGTGTTGTGTTTTCGAATAATGTCATTTTTTATGAACCTTCCATTTTTAATTCATTCCAAAATAAACTGTTTCATAGTTTAGTGATTTAGTAATTTATGCCTGTTGCTTTATGTAGTTATTGTTTAAGTGCCTAATTGAACCTTTCTACTTGAGTGCTTTTTTGTTCACTATTTATCTTTTAAGATCACAAGTTTGCATTCACAGGAAATATATCTCGAAGAAAGCTCGGCAAATTAGATTACTACTAATATACTTCTAACAGGTATTAATTCTTATTGTGATCACATGGCATTGCATGTTGAGGGCTTCCAGAGGTACAGGGAGGAAAACATAACCGGAGGCTGTCACTATTATCTGAGTTAAAGGTATATTATTTTACTGGATGAAAGCTGTTAACGAATGGAAGCTGTGTTAAGAGTCTGAGTCGTATGGTCTTACTGTCAATATGGCTCCATCTTGTTTTGCATTGTAGCTTCCAGGGATTGGAGAAATGATGTCCAGGATTTGATTTGTCACATGGCATTGCTGGATTACTCTTTAGCTTGTAAATGCAACTTACAGTGCAGTTTTTGCTCTTGAGAGTTTGCTTCAAGCTATTTGCATTCAAGATGTCGATCGTGAATTTGAACTTATTAACTCTTGGTCATAGGGCAGGGGCTAACCATTGGTGGTCAGTCGTAATCCTACTAGAGACTATGTTGTCTCGAAAGAATGACTGAACTACTACGAAGGAAAGGACCTTTTAAACCATATCCAGCTAGTGTTGTCACTGGAGGATTTTAACTGTACAAGTTGCAAAACAACCTCCTTCCATTTGTGTTGTAGGAGTCTTGTGATAATAGCTGCCCAAAAGAGATTTATCAAACTTTGGACACTTGAAAGCGTTCACATAAACTGTGCAGATCAAATCAGCATTTTTCAGTTGCTCGAGATATAGACCTGCTTGACAATtatggggcatttggttggcattttgAGGGGAAAACGAGACGAGACGAGACgagggtgagaatcactcattctCTCGTTTGATTGAGTTTGGGTGGGTGGAATCCTAAACTCATCTCACCCTCATTCCCTCCTTGTGAAGATTAGTCAAGCTCATTAAGATGGTGAGATTACCTAATCTCCTAGGAAGAATGAGTTTAATACTAAAAAGATTATTATACCCCTTATTAAGAAGTAAACACAaccaataaattaatttattcttatttttatgtataaaaaattaggtagtatgaaaattgtacaattaaaatacTAAGACTCATGCTCACTCCTAATTTCATACCAAACATCGTAATGTTCATCGCACACTCATCTCATATTCATCTCAAACTTGTCTAACACTCACACTCATTGGAttagcaaccaaatgccccgttatGACCCAGTATGTAAAGTACAATTCCTTCAAAAAAACACTTGCATGGTGAAGTCTATCTTGAATTGCATAGGAGGCAAGGCAAAATAGAGCAGACAGTTATAGTGATGCAATACATGGAATCTCCAGGATATGACAGTGGCTCATAAGATACGTGAAACATGACCATCATTCAAGTTTCCAGCAAATGTCCTGAGAAAACCATAAATTTCCATGATTTTGCATTGTACAACTCGAAAGTTATGATACAAAACTTGAGGCATCATCATAATGTTTACAAAGCCCTTCTACCAAGTAGCTGGATCAAACCAAAGTATTTTGGGGGAATTCTGATTGGAGGGAAGAGAGTGAGAGGAGGAACACAATAAAAGTTAATAATTCAGACTAACCAAACTGCTGCAAAGCTGATCAAGAAGCTTATTACTCGCAACCATTGAATGAGACGATATCTATCTACAAAAGTGGGCGACAATACATTCTCATGTGAACTTAAGAACTCTTTCGGGCTCAAGATTCGGATTCAAGTGTTGTGAGCTTGCTAGGATGATCTGAGAAATTATTCCAACTCCTTGAGAAAATCAATATTATCTACAAAAACCTGtaagataataaaaaagaaaattaaaccaAATGAACAACACACTTGTAGGTGATGTGAATGACACAATGTTTGAAAGCAATGAGACCAAAGCAATGGGGGTCTCATTGCTTTCAATGAAACCAACAGTCTTCGAAAAGCTGGAAGGTATCCATGTGGCATACCAACCACAGGCACAAGCCCTCCAACGTTTACATCACATAAACATCCATGAATCATACTCCACCATTTGTCAAAAGTGCTCGGGGGAAGAGGAGAATTACCCTGAACGAACAAGCCCATGAAACCCCAGGAATTTTCTTCCCATATCCCGAGTAATAGACAAATcatagaaaaatgaaaagaaaccaTCACTCAACTACAGCATGCTATGTATATCAATCGGCTAGTTCCCAGTTGTGAACTCCACCAACCATGTGGTAGATCGTGTGCCTGCATCAAACGACATATTGCccacgttgcacaaaagcaccTAACCTTCTAATAATTATGAAAAAAAGGGGTTTTGCCAGGCTATATCAAGCATAACAATGTTTAAATGATGATTAACTGTTTGGTTTATATTGGCTTCGACTTAAGTATTCTTGCCTTAGACTTTTTGAACTAAGAATGAAGGCCGAATTATTTGACTTTGTAAGACATCCTATTGAGGAGGGAAAAGAGAACACACaagcaaaaacaaagaaacaaagaacCCTCGGGCGATAAGAATGAGAGAATTCTGTCTATAAATGCATACCGACTTCCATCCATCATGATCTAAGCAAGCAGTAATCTTTGTGCTGATACCAGGTAACGGTCCAGGTTCCCGAGTAACCTTCCCACCACAGAGTTTAATAGCTTCTGCAGTTCTATAGACATCATCTGTTCCTATCGCAATCTGTCAAGGCACAAGAAATCAGTGACACAATTCAATGGATTTATAGAGGCAGGAAGCCAGATCATCAATTCCATTATTCGAAAGCAGAAATAAATCATGAAAACATGAAGATATAGTGCACAAAATATTATAACATGCAACCAATATTAACATTGATATACAGTAGAAACAAATCCTTCTACCAAAACCAATTATTTAAGAGAAAAGAGCATGAGCATGAGCATTCACACCCATATAAGGGTAAAACCACCTGAGCATAACCGTTCCCCTTGTCATATTCGGTAACTCCATAGTTGTACGTCAACTCTAGCACTGCATTTTTATCTTCAGGACCATATCCCATCATTGCTATTGTATACTGTGAATCATAAGCACAGCATGTCAACAAAGTGGTATCAACAATGCCCAATAAAAAAGGATCGTTCATGTCAAATCAAAATGAGTAAGCAcgttaacccaaaaaaatattattcttaaaGCAACAATACTATTACATAGATCAATTCAGATCTGCTTCAGACAAAAAGAAATTGCAATTACCAATTAGCATAAATTTTAAAGGGCTGCTATTAGAACAGTGATTTTCTTTGCAGTAGCATGTCTGACCAAATAAATCTTAATGTTTTTCAACTCATAAAGCACAATGATTTTTGGATGCAGAAGAACATActatatcattattattatatttgtcaATCAATACTGACAAAACCTGTCTTTGACAGAAACTTTGCCTATTAAAAATAGAAGAATTGAAGCACTTAagatagaaaggaaaaaaaaaagaaaaagaaagagcatTCAGCATAGCAGAACAAACAAAATCTCCAAAAAGGATGCACTCAACTGATAAACACGAAAAGGATTAAGTGCCatgtgaaagaagaaaaaagaaatctaaatatgCTAGACTAGAAACAAATTAATGATCAAACAAATCTAGCAGAAACATCACTGACTATATTATTTCCTGTATTATTCCCCTAAGCTATTCCTTCCTAACTCAAAAATGAGAGTTCTCTTCtctcaaaagaaaaactaatgtTCAGCTTATTTACATTATTAAGCGAATGGTGGAAGTAAAGTTTTCCTCTCAAAAGAAAACACTTTTCCATTTTATTCACATCGAAAAGATCATGGCAGCATCCAGTGAAGTGATAAACTAATTAAGCGATGTAGAATTTCTGCAAATTCTTCCAACATACTCCAAAATTTATATTACTCTCCTTTTAGACCAAGCAAAATGCAACTCTACATAGGCACTGACACTTCATGGCCATCATAACATCAATTTCAAATCTCCCATTCCCTTTCAGCATAAGACTCATCTGTCTGATATCAGAGAAAAAATCCAATAATAAACTTCTCAGTTGCCAGTAAGACTAGGCATGATCTGCTCTAGTCACAATTCTCTGATCATTCATAAATAAGAATCTTCAAGATGGAAGGCATCAGAAAGATACCCCTGGCAATACAGCTATACACTAGTTCAGAAATCTCATAAAATACTAAGATGTTCATGCTAATATCATTTTCTACTTTTGAAATGAGATGGTCATGTTAATATAAAATCTCCTGATTATGTAAAACAAGGCTCTTACCTTGTACTCTGGATTATCTCGTTTGCGAAGAAGCTCCATGCCAAAGGCCTAAATGGAAAAGGAAGATCCAAAATCAGAACCAAATGCATAAGTGAGTCAAAATGCAAGAAAGGAAACAAGTTCGAGCAGATAATCCTTTAACGGCAGATATGATATAGTCCAGAACAAATTTATTACCTTCTCATAAAAGTTTATGGAACGATCAAGGTCACCAACTCGAAGCATCACTTGGCACAAGGGCTCTGGTGTTGGTCCCCTTTCCAATAGTTCAAACTTATAACCATCGGGATCCTCAACAAATGCAATTACAGTATTTCCACCTTTAACAGCTCCTGGTTCCCGGGTTACTTTGCCACCCTTGGCTTTTATGAGTTCCACTGTCTTGGAAACCTAGTCAAAGAACCACATAAATGAAAACCTAGGTTTCCGTTGTTAAAAACCAATTTTCCAGCAGGTAGTGAAATTCAAACCAAGAGATACATCATACATCCAATCATAAGAGTCAGCAACTCATAAGCAGCCAGCTGAGATAATttaacaaatacaaaaaaaaaaacagaaaaaggatCTTTCTTATATGGATAGATAATATCAATAACAAGAACTTACATCCTCAACTGCAATACC encodes the following:
- the LOC119992559 gene encoding probable lactoylglutathione lyase, chloroplastic, with product MVRILHMASPILPSLSTFRFAGSSRYGVSLSSYNPSRRFAYLGSAISQSHVFGLKASKLLRGEGTSIGVVAKNIVQASTSAAQENVLEWVKQDKRRMLHVVYRVGDLDRTIKFYTECLGMKLLRKRDIPEERYTNAFLGYGPEDSHFVIELTYNYGIDKYDIGTAFGHFGIAVEDVSKTVELIKAKGGKVTREPGAVKGGNTVIAFVEDPDGYKFELLERGPTPEPLCQVMLRVGDLDRSINFYEKAFGMELLRKRDNPEYKYTIAMMGYGPEDKNAVLELTYNYGVTEYDKGNGYAQIAIGTDDVYRTAEAIKLCGGKVTREPGPLPGISTKITACLDHDGWKSVFVDNIDFLKELE